A window of Rhipicephalus microplus isolate Deutch F79 chromosome X, USDA_Rmic, whole genome shotgun sequence genomic DNA:
GAAAAAAATCTCAAACTTGGATACTTTATTATATATTGCTCGCGGGAAAAGCTCTCGATGAATTGATGTACAATAGTAATTCGATATTTCTAGTTGAATCACTTCATTATCTTGCTGGAAATGCCATTTATTGAGTGAATTTCTAAACgacttttgaaaaaaattctTATTTGACGATTTTTATCTCAGTCGGTGCCCCAGACTCTCATAACTAGGGAGCAAGCTTTTTGGCAACGGAATTAAATGACCCGGACGAGTTTCCAACTTGAAGAAATGTGAAAATTTTTTCCGCCATATTTTTGAGGGTCAAGAAAACGCTGGGTGATTTTGCATGCAATAACCCGAATCATTTCATTGCTTGATACTTTGAATTACTCCTTCAATTCTTTTACCTCAACTAATATTGTTAGCAAACATTTTGGTGTGTTtatgaagttgtttgtgctttGAGTCATTTCATTCTGTATGATACGTATTTTTATCTATTATGTATCATATTTTTTTGTCTtgcaagccagtgcctctaacaaggcctattatgagtcttgaaatgaataaataattgtgctcacactgttttttgctctgtactcgctgttgtggttgtgctgagaaaatttttttcttctttttcagaaaagaagtgTGCACAATACTGTTAGAATAGGAAAACAACACAGGTGCTTTGGGTGTTAGGCAGTTATGATATTCCTTCGTATTTTAAATTTCAGATACAAAGCCGccgaaataaaataattttttggcAGTTTTGGTTCACACAATTTGTAGCACGTCTGTGCTGTATTTGGTTTTATGATCATGGGAAAGTAAAATTTGATTTCAGTGAAAAGGAAACAGGTCCTTGTTGGTTTCTTTACCATTAGAATTCACTTCGTAAATTTTTTAGCATGTGCAGATgcagtcaaaagttcccaggtgaCGCTGCCACAGGATTAGTTGGAATAGTGGCCTGGGAAATTTTGAATGACCTTGTATTTGCACAAGATCTGCTGTACGCGTATGCCTCACGTTGAATCTAATGAAAACACGTTTGTTATTTACAGACATGTAGCATTAGTATTACTAATAATGTGTGAGAAATGGCCCTACTGAGCAGGTGTTGTTCCGTAGCAGCCATTACTTTATTCCTTCATTGCGGAAATCTTTATTAAAGATAAACGGGCTGCATTTTCTATGTGTTCCACGTGATTCCTGGTgtattattttctttttacgcAAGTTTTTGGCAGTATGTTACCTGCGCCTTTTTATGTAATCaaaggaaaatattttttgcagtgtaCAGCGCGTCAAGGTAACAGTGACATCACAGTTCAATTATCCGTACTTTATTACATTCTTAGGCATTtttatgccccgccacggtggtttagtggctaaagtactctgcTACCGACCCGCAGGTgacccggctgtggtggctgcatttgcgatagaggcggaaatgttgtaggcccgtgtactcagatttgggtgcgcgttaaagaaccctaggcggtcaaaatttccggagccctccactaaggcgtctctcatgatcaaatggtggttttgggacgtaaaaccccacaaattaatcaaggCATTTTCATATAGCCATTCTGTTGGGAAAGACTAACTTGCAAATAATGTGCTGTGTCTCTGAGGGCAGCTATGAAGCCAACTTGGGGAATACGTGTGCTTAGTGGATAAGTACATTGTTTTTAGAATCCTTGGCCAGACGCCAGCATCACAATTGTGGTGATAGAAGCTGTCGTAACCTTCTCAGGAGCCACTGAACTGGATatacgtctgtagagttaccccaGCCTAACAATATCATCTTCTCATCTGCCTACCTTACCGACGCCATTCATCACTTTTTTCACTCCCCACTCACCCTTCCCTTTGTAAAGCAGCAAGCCAGATGAAACTAGCTGAGGCGGACCTTTTTACCTTTCCGTAAGTTATCACGCTTTCTTGTTCTTAGAAACCAACAAAGACGGTTAGCTCACCCGGCATAGCACAAGTATTCATTATTTAGAGACCCAATTGTAAGCGCTGGTTGCCTACGTGAATGAACCTTCTTCTGATTTTTTTCCACGCAAAATCAAGTAAAGGAATTAAAGGCGAACAATTGCGCATCTCAAACAGCTTGACGACACTGGTTAGAGGAACACTCTAACATGTGTACATGCTTTTTAGGTGTTACGGTATTGTTAATGCTGACGATGGCCAATCACAGAATTGTATTCTTTGAGGTCAATCACTTCAATAGTATAGGATACTTTTTTGACTACTttctcgagaaaaaaaagaatatggtcGACAATAATCAACGTGTGAGCAAAGTTTTAAAAGTTTGAAGTTAATTACACGACAGCACGCGACAGCACGAACTGAAGTCTATTACTTTTCACCTGTTATATCACAAAGAGCAGGGActttgagaaaaaataaatgacaTCTGCTTTAACATATTGATTCTCAAATCGcaaggaaagaaacaaacaaatgaaaaacgACGGAATAAATAAACGAGCAAACAGCTGagcaatcaaacaaacaaaccaaataacgatcatgattatcatcatcaATGTCATCATCATAACCACCCTCGACCGATTCTATGTTCAGTGCAGAATGAAGGCCTCTCGCAATAATACTTGGAATTCTGTGAGCGAGCTCATTCCCTTTTATTCTCGCAAATTTCTCAACTTGGACACCTCACTTCACTCGCTAAAATGATGATATCAGGCAAGAAATAAAGAATTATATGTCAGGTGGGAAATAACTGCCCTCAGGTTAGTAACCAGAGGTTAACTGAGTTCTTGTTAACGATTCATTTCAGTGTAACCTTAAGTGCTGCAATTATATTTCGCCTGTACAGTTCGCGCATAAATAAGACAGGCGCCCGCAACAGCTGACTCAGATGTGGCATTCTTACAAGAAATGTTTTTGCCTAATAAAAAACGTCCTGCTTTAGGGTATTGATGAGAAGACTGCCCGCCCTTCCTCAAATCATCACGATTCAACGCCGCTAGGGTTGCAATTGGGTGGACTGAAAAAGGAACCAGAACGCAACTAAACGTTGCCAACTTAGCCAAGCCGTGCAATTGCATCGCTCACTTTGTACTTAAATGATCCAATAGTGGCCTCATGAAAAGAGTTAGTGATGTTGAATCATGAATGATAACATTTTCAAACAGCAATAGAATAGAAACTCGACCATAGTTCTTTCTCCACTTCCTCGATCTCCAAACCAATAAGAAAttgcaaataaatgaacaaagAATAAGTTCAGGGCGCCCGCATATCGCTCATGTAGAAATATCATGATGGAGTAACTGCCAGAGACAGAGAAAAACAACCAGGCCGGTGCGGAACGCGCAGCAtggtcacagtgaaagctggacgAGCTTCCTTTCGGAGCCTctcttaagggcgaagctcccaaAGCCGTGTGCCTGTACATGCTTGTCTCAAGTGCCTTTGCCTTTGCGCCTTGAGTAACTAGGACACTaaaagacaccccccccccccccggcgcctGTGCACGTCCCTTCACACGACCATAGCCATTACCCTCGATATCGACGCCTCCTTTTATTAACCACGGAACTGCTTTAACATTTCACTTTCCTTCATTCGCGGGAAAATTACAAAATTTCTCTGTGGAAAGCAAAGAATAATACAGGCTGAAAAGCCTGACAGCCTAAGCGTTCACATTTTCGGCGAGTTCCCAATTCGTCTTCGCAAAAACTATCACGCCGGTTCGCGTTCTCATTCATCTTCTGCTTCGCCACCCAAACACGTGAACCTGGCGTGCGCTCACCCGATGTGCGTGCCGACCTTGTGTGATGTGCGTGCCCAAAAGATGGAgatggaactgaaaaaaaaacggagcGATAGGGAAAAATAAAGAGGGTCAAGGAAGACCACGCAGCTTCACAAGTCGTTCAGGCCTTCTGCCACTAATGTAAGCTGCGCCAACTTTTTGTTTGTACAGCACTCGCCAACGAATTCCAGGGTTTGTGAAATTCTATCACAGagtcacgcctctgcttgtgaaaacagcgaAAATAATTTCctttgcttgaaaatgcagtgaaagtaattttcaTGCTTCCCAAGCATACGCGTCCTGTATATAGGCTTCACACTACCACGTTAAATACTGCAATAGTATTGCGCGGTACAAGCAtgcgtacattgccatcaggcATGAGAACATGCCATTAAAAATTACGACTTCATGATTCAAAGCAGATCGCAAACTACATAAGGCATATACTTCACTGCGTCTATTCCCTTATGgtcatgtggggggggggggggggggcatagcgAGTTGGAATATATCTTAGTGCTTGAAGTACGTACTAAAGAAGGATATCGCTAATTTTAAAGCAATGCGTGCATTCATATAGATTAAGTTTTTGCTGCATGGCTCGCGTGCGCACGCCCTAATCTAGCTACCGTGAGGCCTGCACTGTCCCTATAAACGAGGGGCTTCATTGGCCTTCCTCTTTTTCTTAATCGCTACATAGCTTTCTCGAGCAAGCGGGTCATATGCGCGTGGTGGCTCATTATGCAAGGCTTTCCACGTTATCTCGCTCGTCATCATCTTGAAGCCTCAGCAGCAATTCTTCGACCTGCAGTTCTCAGCAAATGCTTGCCGCGTCTTTCACCAGCACACCACAAGTACGACCGAGGCCTTGTTGATTTTCCTGTTTGGTGCAAAGTGTCTTGAAAACTTAAGACGACGCATGTCTTCACCTCGGGACACCGCCAAGCGACACCGCGCTCATATCGGACAGCATCACGGTGGCATCGCCACCTCGAAGCGCAGAGCACAGGGGGACGGCGAAGACCTTGTGTTTGTATTAGAGATGCCCCGTTTCGGACTTGCGGGCTTGCTGCGAAATGCCTGCGACATCGTCGTGCACGGCCATGATCTCATTCGCAAAGAGCTTCCGCTCCGCACCTGTGCCTTCTTCGCGGGACGCCTTCCGGTCGTGCCCTGGTGTCGTGCTGTTGTGCAAGGTCTACCATGGGGGCGTCGGCGGTGCTAGCGTCTTGCGCTCCTTGAAGGCCACTACTTTCGCTAGCTTCAGGTCCTCGGCCTGGGCTACGCCACCCATCCGCGGCTACTCAGACAGGACTTCAATGGCTAGCCTCGTCCAATGATGTGCAGTTTCTTGCCGGTCCACATGATGACGAAAAGCTCCCTAGCATCATGTGCGGCTGGCTTGCAACTACAACGCTAGTCGAAGATCACATATTTCTGCTCCTTTAAGTGTCCCGCGAGATCTTGGACGGCTATCTTAAAAAGGCACGGGATTTGCGTCACCGTGAGTGACTTTTCGTTTCCTGATGGCTTTCTGCGGGCTAGCAATGCGCTTTTCCAGGATGTGTATAGCCAACGTGCGCAGCAGCTGCTCAAGAAACTCGCAGCACGGACCCGCCATTTCCTTGGACACATTGAACGTTATAACATATGACCAACATGAGTGCGAGTTATGATCCGCTGTACAAGACCCAGTACTTCTTCGGAAAAGGGGCTCTAATTTTTTGCCACAGTGGATTTATTAATAAACAATAATATTGCAGTCTCGCCTGATCACTTATGACGTTAAGCTTGGATAGAGTGCATATTGGGTCCCCAAACAGCTGAAAATCTTTTTGTTCAACGCATCTTTCAACTCTCCCTCACCTCCCATGCTTCACATACATCGGGCAGCAGGGCTGGTAGCAGCATTTTTATGTTGTTGATATGAATGTCGACGATGAGAGTAATAAGCTTTACGGTGGCAAGGACAATCGTGATATAGGACGGTGGCTTGTATATGTATAGTGCACCGAAAAAAACCTTGTTTTGCAAAAAAGCCATCGTTACAGTTTATGTGACTACAGTGCGTCAGGGTAACAGTGACATCACAATTGAAATATTGATATTTTAATATGGATATTTAATTTGTCATTCTGTTTGGAAAGATTAACTTGTAAGGTATGTGCAGTGTCTCTTAGGTCAGTAATGAAGGCAACGTAGATAATACGTGTGTGTAGTGGATAAGTACATTGTTTATGGAATGCTTGGCCTGACACTGGCATCATATGCTCTAAATTGTGTTTATAGGAGCCTTGGTCACGTTCTTAGAAGCCACTGTACAGGATGCACGTATTTAATGTTACGCCAGCCTAACAGAATCATATTTTCATctccctaccttaccatcgtcattcagcAATCTTTCACTCCTCAGTTACCCTTCCCCACTACTCAAGCCagagaataacatttctattgaacCATCGCACGTTCTGCCAACATATGAACACACACCAACGCACCCACACGCAAgcgagcacgcacgcacgcatgcacacacacacgcatacacacacacacacacacgcatacacacacacacacactcacacacacacacacacacacacaaacacgcgcgcgcgcacccACGCGCGACAGAATATTTGGCTCATTCACCGAACTTTGCTAGTATTCGAGCGTACAATATATTAATATAAGTCTTTACTATGCCCTAAGGGCTAAAGGCATtccgaagtgttgtctagtgaTGAAATTGCAACATATCCAAACGTGCAGGGCAATCACAAACTTACAAAGGCCTACTAAAATAATTATCATTTTACTTAACCTGATAAATAAAATATGGTTGTCATAAACGTAAAGCATCGTAATGAAAATTGCAATGTGGGTGGCTGTAGTGCGCACAAGTTTTAATGTTCAGCGGAGTGGCAAACAGCACAATAATGAGTAGACTAAAGCTGAAAAAACATGTGACAAATGAATATCTATATGTTGATTTGCTTCACGTTTGTCCCTTTACATTGACAGGACTATAAAAGGGTACGCCGCAGAGATTCCTAAAATTATCTAGTGGAGAcgctggcgctgcgatcgttcagcgaccatggggatggtgggtagtacacgtatttcTCTAGTGTTCGTTCTTTCGGGCCtcaaatcgcacttgtggcttcgtttgcTGCCGCGTTTCCGTTTTGCTTCGAAGAAAAGAACGGAAGCTTTTGAGCTTTGAGACCCGATTTGAAAAGGTGAGCTTAAAAGAATGAGGTGGTGAATAGCAACCACGGAACATTTGCTCATTTTTGATTcttgacagaactgctccaagccccacaaacacacacggagccagaagtacgaagattacacaaatttgtgtactacccatcattgccaatGCCACTGAAGCGCTGCTAGTTGTAGCTCCCATAGAAACTAGCGTTAGAGTtcgctctagtgtatatttaggaaactttatgggGTACAGTGAGCGATTTCTGCAACTAGCGAAATAACGCCGAACGAGAAATGCGCATAATAAAGAAACATAGGTGAACACATTATCATGTGAAATAAAGAACGATACACCTGTACCCATAActttttacaagaaatgaaataaactctGCGCAAACATTGTACAGCAGACACATGACATCGCGGCATAgtgttgattatctttttcaattgACACAAAGGTTATCCTGTGCATTACCTGTCATAATATATGCCGCATATGTTGCCAGACATTTTCGCGATTTGTTGCATTGCTGTTCACACGTTTCATAAACACGACCCACCTCTGCAAGTGAAAGCTATCATTGAAAAGCGACGAGTAGGCAACGGTAGAGAACGAAACTACTCTGCCATGGTGTGAGAGTGATTTTCAGCGATATAGCTTAATCACTTGAACTCGAGCACTTACAGCTGGATGAAATGTAGCACGTGCTGATTTCACTAAAACCGTCTTTTTTACTACCCGCCATGGTGGTTCAACGGTTGTGGTTCTCCATTGCTGACTCAAACTCTTGTCGTATTTCGATGTTGGCGGGAATGCTCGAAGTCCCTGCACTTTGATACAGCTGCATGCTAGAGACCCAAAGTGGAAAAATTTATGGAGCGCCCCACTACGGCGCCTCCTATAATTATATGGTGAATTTCTGATGTTTAACCTCATGCAATCGATCGTTAGCAACTATGTTTTTAAGGCTGTTCGGAAAATATCAATCCAAGAACAACTTCACATAACTTTCTTCCTTGAGTTTGAGCAGGCACCTATGGTTGATACTACACATCCAGCTGAAGACGCCTCTACGTTCCAGGTGAAGAACAGATAGAATAGGCAGTTATGCTTTACGGTTAGCGTAATAGCGAATGTTTAAAAACGACGTTACCGTACAGCAATCTTTCGTTGCGGGCAGCGTCTTATAATTAAGcaggatagcgtttacgtggtgtACGTGCGCCAGCTATCGAATGGTTGAGAATGGTTGagaaagttgaaaagaaaaagaaaccgtGATTGTCTGCTTGTGTTACGGCGCCAAGCATTTTAGGAAGCTTATTTCAGTAATACtgagagtaaataaatatgaGCCGAACCATCCACGAAATGCGAAAAAAATATGTTGCCGAATTGTTTACGTCCATCTTGTGGTTAGGCTTATATGAGTTCGAAAtaggaagctatctcaaaaactgcACAAACTTATTCGTAATAATGAGTTATCGAAGCagaactgaaggcaagcgaagccactttaaacagtcgtttgctgcgaacaaagtgAATCCTTCAACAACTGTACACCGAAATCAcatcgaagcgggcgtccgagactGTCGCGTTGTTTTCGTGCACTAAGTACACCAACGCTAACATGGTAAGGTTGAAGCTGAAAAGCAGCTAGCGAGCATGCTAATCGGTACGGGCAACGCACCTATCTCAACATGTGTACTTTGATCCGCTATCACGGTTcgcccggtatcccggtaagcccaGTGTACTATCACTGTCTTACTTCTTCTGGGCGGATTTGTATTTCACGGTGAATGTTTAAAGAAGGGAAGCAAACAAATCTTTCATTTGTTGTTGTAGCTCTCTGTTCTAATCTTTAGGAGTATCAGCAATGAAAAAGAGCGTTCCGCTTCAGCTATGCTGATGGGCAGGGTCGTCAGAATCTTTAGCAGACGGTGCACGTTTGGAAACAATATCTTTTGGCAACTGTCAACCTATGCATCGCAGACATGTTAAGATTTCTCacttttctcgcttttttttcgcaACCCGTATGCTACCAAGTCGCCTAAAAAACCCAAATATGAGATGTTGTTCGACTAGACGTCAGAAAACTCCTCGGCAGTGGGAAGAGTGGCAGATTCGGGAGtaggaaaaaaggaaaagaattgGGAAAAAAGGAAAGGGGCAGACGGGAAAAAGCATCAAGGGGTGAAGATGCATTGTAAAGTGCTCACAGAACTGACCTAGCAAAGAAATTACAGCGACTCGCTTCATAATGCACGAAACAGACAAGCGACCGGCAGAGATGGTGCACATTACCGCGTAGTCAGTTGTGAAATTGTCGTCagagttcacgcgttctgagaaattgattatggtgcactatgctctAAACGAAACcggagttcattccttcatcCCTAGTGAACTGATCACTCAAGATATTGTGTGGCAGGAGGCTGGCTTTCTTCACGCCAGCGTAAGTGCTACAAACACCAATGCGCGTACTATTTAGAACAGTGTATATATGGCATATCTATACCGCACGGTGATATGCATATATGTACAGCTTTGAACACGTTGACCTAAAGAAAAATGATGGTTGCACGCTTGCTAAGAACAGAAAACACTTTGCCGCAACGTGTTCGTTTGAGGGACCAGAGTGACgggtgttacaaaaaaaaaacaaaaaagagaacatCATGCGTTTCTGTGTGTATATAAGTTAACTGGTGGGTACACGTAGCGAAAAAGCTATTTCTAGGTGAATATGCATAGTCTGGTACAAGGTGCATTTTTGTTTGAGACTAAGTAAACATTTCTGAACACTGATTACCTTGCCCTGGCAGATTGCACGACAATAGCTCTACGATTGAAGTGCTTCATTGCTATCAAAGTCACAGGGAACGCTAAAGTCAACCAAACTTCCGAGAAAGTCTACCCAAAAATAACGCGTGTTAAATCGCCTTGCCAAGGTGCCGCATAACTTACAAAAACGATTACTTATTGTATATTGCAAGCATGCTTGGATGCACGCAGTAGAGTAAGAAATGTTGACTAAAAAGTTTCAATCCGTCAGCGCTGCTTGAAACATGGAACCTAAAATGAAGATATATCCCCATTGGCATGCAGTCATAAACATCGGCCGTAAAAAAATCGCTCAGGAAATAAGCGAAAGGGATAAACAATGAATaatgtgaaataaaaaaacattctGCGTTTACATCTCATTCCTCATAAACGGAGCCATTATCGACTTGAAATAACATTCGAGTGCACGTCACAATGATTCGTTTTCGAAGTCTAGTTCATTAAATGGTGGCCTTGTACCTGTCGTTTACTGCATTTTATAGCGATtactttacttttattatttACTTACCCCTCTCTTCACAGGCGCATACGCATGAGGCGGGAAGTCTCATGTCTTTGATATACGTGTACACATTCTGCCCAAACTACCTGTGATAGTCACGTCACACAGACCCGGAGTGTAGGAGGGAGGAGGTTGAGACTTCAGCGTGCTCCACCCTCCTCTCCTTGGTCGGGTCGGTGTGACAACACTCCACGAAAATattttctggctacgccactggtttaTTGATGGTTTGCCAACTTTTTTAAGCACCAAAGAAGTCTCCATGAGGTCTAGCAGTTCACGATGCCCTTGAAGTCGAATTATCACATTTTCCTCATTGTTCGGCTGTTTTGCATTATTCGATCATGCAAATCTTGCAGTCTCTCGAATAGCACTGCGTACTGCTTGGATTCCTCATCGCTTGAGTCTTCGCCAAGTAGGGAGAAGGCTACACTTTCGTACTTGGCATATTGTTTTACGAAGTGCTTCATCACAGCCATCTGCAGGTCCTGCGGGTACAACGAGTTGCCGAGGAGGCAAGCCTCGAGTGCGTCGCAAACCGCAACCTTGATGGTCTTAAAGCGCAGTTTGGCGTTGCAACTAATCGTCTTTTCAAGCCAAGTTTCGAACTCACGTCCCAGTACAGGTTCGTTGTCCAACAGCTGCTCGATGAGCGATGACTGGATTGAAACCACCATTGTTTTCAGGGTCATCTCCGGGTTCCACGAGGGTCCATGAAACGTGCCCGGAATGCTGAGCGAGACGAGCCCACTGCTGTACAGTTGCCGGCTGAAGCGCACCCTTCCGCCGTCGGTCGTCATGAAGCGTACCTGCGGTGGACGGTCTGGGTAGTCGAGGGGGAACTTCAGCACAAAATGGAACAAGCCTCCCTGGCACGGCGTGTTGTCGGGTCCAACGATGATGGCGTGGACGTAGGTGACGTCGCCATTTTCGGGCTCGACGTAGATTCCTGGCACAGGGTTATCAATGATGTTCTTGAGGTCATGGTTGAGTCTCAGCAGACACTGCCCCGACGGCTGCTTGGGCTGGGCCAACGCGGTCTCCAAATTGCACGTAGCTGCACTTTGCCGAGGTTCGTCCATGGCGGGTTGAGGGGCGGCGGCGGCTGTGAGTGGACGTCACTGCATTCTGGTGGCCATTTGCGCAGATGATGATACTATACAATGGCTCCCACCCACTATGAGGGATTGACCAAGAAAGGAGTTATTCAAAGTTAAAGTGATCATATAATATTTGTATGACTAATTATACACAATACTTAGAATAAATAATGATGCTAATCAAGATGAAAGACACTCTAattcaaataaatatttctgtaCCGCAGAACGGAGATCTACAATGACCTAATGCTCCCAAGGATTGAATATTTGAAACTTTACCTTCAATATAATGCAATTGAAGACCGTTTTGGAAAATTTCGTCATCAAAAAATTGAAGCGGTTGCATGATGAGAAATGGTGCTGGATTCTTTTCCCATCGTAGTAAAACGAGCAACGTGGGGATGGAGCCAGACCATCTCTGGGGATATAATAATTTAATTTTTTAAAGAGACAGTGAGATCTTGTAAAAATAACTGCCGTTTGTCGTGTTGAGCAGAAACTACTGCACCAAGGAAACATGAGGTGTTGATACTCGTTCATATGAGCGATTGATGTTTTTTTAGTGTCTTGCATTTTGGCACGGCTTCTAAACCTGTCACGATTTATGAGAGTTGTTGTCGgtataattgaaaattttgaaacacATAGAGTAGCTTCCACCAGTAATTGTGCGATTTAATTCGTTTTTATCCCTTTGTGGCCTGGTACACAGAATAATCTGGTTACAGTTACGTGGATAGTAACCAGAAAATGAAAACTACGTGATAAGTGAGAGTCGCTTTTTGGGGACTATGCTGAGCACGAAATTACAGAATCTGTAACTATATATGGCCATATTTGATGTCGACGGGgagctttcttatttttgttaCCACCGCCAGAATTTCCGGCAAAAATCTCGATAAGTAATTGGGACGTGCTGTAATGAAAATGACTAAATGGAGGCCTCAAAGATAATAACAATGCTAGATTTTCCCTCAAATGTGAGACACCTGTTAATTTTTGTTCCATTTATTCACTAtaaatgcctgtgtaaaagcccATTTTATCCCTGGTAATCAAGGAACGAAGAAAGAtaactttatttttattctgtAGAAATCGAGAGGGTCCCGCATCTGGCTGAGCCCCACGTAGACAGTGGTACGGCAACTTTATTGAGTGATTgggatatatttatttatttatttatttattttattttcctcaagggtccctaacagaagggacattacatgaggggtgggcatacaaGAAGAGGGTGAGGCGGTAACAGGTACATTTGTTTGAGGACTCTggatgaaaacatttttcagtGACAAAAGGTACCACTTAAAAGGTTTCGAAACATtgccaagtacacaaaatataTATACATGCCATACTAGGGAGATGACACTAGAAGCCATTATACATGAAATAGCATGGCAGGTCACAGTTCAGTTAGCTATTACATTTCAGTGATGGTTGTCAGGGAGTTTTTAAAGGCTTCTGCATCCTGAATGCTAACAATGGTTTCCGGTAGGGCGTTCCATTCCTTAGCTGTCCGAATGAAGAAAGATTCTgcaaatgtggtagttttgggacgaggGTAATGTACTT
This region includes:
- the LOC119182083 gene encoding ubiquitin-conjugating enzyme E2 Z-like, yielding MDEPRQSAATCNLETALAQPKQPSGQCLLRLNHDLKNIIDNPVPGIYVEPENGDVTYVHAIIVGPDNTPCQGGLFHFVLKFPLDYPDRPPQVRFMTTDGGRVRFSRQLYSSGLVSLSIPGTFHGPSWNPEMTLKTMVVSIQSSLIEQLLDNEPVLGREFETWLEKTISCNAKLRFKTIKVAVCDALEACLLGNSLYPQDLQMAVMKHFVKQYAKYESVAFSLLGEDSSDEESKQYAVLFERLQDLHDRIMQNSRTMRKM